One Actinoplanes missouriensis 431 DNA segment encodes these proteins:
- a CDS encoding LytR C-terminal domain-containing protein, with protein MSFARVRALVLVGVLAVAAVVFVVVALVRDTQGDLADGSDCPAGAPLADVLLPDDPAEVTIKVLNGTNRAGLAESVTNEFKNRRFTVKDPAKSKTKFKEVAEIKYGPEAVGRAQLLRAYFLAQSKMTYDPKRKGAVIDVVIGDQFQQLATTTEVNQSLVEIGEPTLPPGSCLKPAAEAAKDGD; from the coding sequence ATGAGCTTTGCCCGCGTCCGAGCGCTCGTCCTCGTCGGCGTGCTCGCCGTGGCAGCGGTGGTCTTCGTCGTTGTCGCGCTGGTGCGTGACACCCAGGGCGACCTCGCCGACGGCAGCGACTGCCCGGCGGGCGCCCCGCTCGCCGACGTCCTGCTTCCGGACGACCCGGCCGAGGTGACCATCAAGGTGCTCAACGGCACGAACCGGGCCGGCCTGGCGGAGAGCGTCACCAACGAGTTCAAGAACCGGCGCTTCACCGTCAAGGACCCGGCCAAGAGCAAGACGAAGTTCAAGGAAGTCGCCGAGATCAAGTACGGGCCGGAGGCGGTCGGCCGGGCCCAGCTGCTCCGGGCGTACTTCCTGGCGCAGTCGAAGATGACGTACGACCCGAAGCGCAAGGGCGCGGTGATCGACGTCGTCATCGGCGACCAGTTCCAGCAGCTGGCCACGACCACCGAGGTCAACCAGTCGCTGGTCGAGATCGGGGAGCCCACGCTGCCGCCGGGCTCCTGCCTCAAGCCGGCCGCCGAGGCCGCCAAGGACGGGGACTGA